In Vibrio marisflavi CECT 7928, the following are encoded in one genomic region:
- a CDS encoding DUF3413 domain-containing protein, whose amino-acid sequence MVDSGNTYGERVSRLVGWGHWFAFFNIIAAMLIGTRYIVHSPWPETLLGQFYLAVSWIGHFSFLVFALYLLILFPLTFLIPSRKLFRLVAVCFATVGLTLLLIDTQAYQTINLHLNRVVWEVLFSDGNSAISTDLQHLFIVMPLIFLLELGLSEWVWRKQRKLSHKRVGRPIAALLFVCFITSHLVYVWSDAYFYNPVTSQKSNFPLSYPMTAKSFMEKHGLLDRADYLKRKSENEGKLHLVDYPLEPLQFDRRANHLNVLVISVDNLRADALTKENMPNAYKYAQNNLDFTNHYSSSNDMYGMFGLFYGLPSSYASSIKAQGTAPVMLSAMKEQGYHFGLFSGDNFEDDLFADTIFHGLKLNKIDFNEKSSTDSQTINKWSQWVKTAKAPWFSFIELTTVGNYSNYSGDKKLSYQNLLKGYDQSVHVADNELEQLINQINTLDLNKDTVVVITSNHGIELNDTKTNSWGASSNYSRYQLQVPMIIHWPGMLPAKFTHRSSHLDFSVTILQEILGVSSNPYYYSSGRSLFNESKRKWVLSGDSRELALVTPDRTAVIDRFGNYKLYDKNYKRLDDNPPLPVLMQGLTELQRFYTKNN is encoded by the coding sequence ATGGTTGATAGCGGAAACACATACGGAGAACGAGTTTCACGTTTGGTCGGTTGGGGGCACTGGTTTGCCTTCTTCAACATCATTGCAGCAATGCTGATCGGCACGAGATATATTGTTCACTCTCCGTGGCCAGAAACACTATTAGGCCAATTTTATTTGGCGGTATCCTGGATTGGACACTTTAGCTTTTTAGTTTTCGCTCTCTACCTGCTAATTTTATTCCCACTCACCTTCTTAATACCTTCACGAAAACTCTTTCGGCTTGTAGCAGTTTGCTTTGCGACAGTTGGTTTAACCTTGTTGCTGATCGATACTCAGGCATACCAGACAATCAATCTGCACCTAAATCGAGTCGTTTGGGAAGTTCTCTTTAGTGATGGGAATAGCGCTATAAGTACAGATCTCCAGCATCTGTTTATTGTTATGCCGCTCATTTTCCTGCTCGAACTAGGGCTATCTGAGTGGGTTTGGCGGAAACAACGTAAGCTTTCTCACAAACGAGTTGGACGCCCAATTGCAGCTCTGTTGTTTGTTTGTTTTATCACTAGCCACCTTGTCTATGTTTGGTCCGATGCGTATTTTTATAATCCGGTCACCAGCCAAAAGTCGAATTTCCCTTTGTCGTACCCAATGACTGCAAAGTCCTTTATGGAGAAGCATGGCTTATTGGATAGAGCAGACTACCTAAAACGAAAATCCGAGAACGAAGGTAAACTGCATCTCGTCGATTACCCACTTGAGCCACTTCAGTTCGACCGAAGGGCTAACCACCTGAATGTATTAGTCATAAGCGTGGATAATTTACGTGCGGACGCTCTGACTAAAGAGAACATGCCAAATGCGTACAAATATGCGCAAAATAATTTAGACTTCACCAATCATTACAGTTCAAGCAACGACATGTACGGTATGTTTGGACTGTTTTATGGCTTACCAAGTAGCTACGCCAGCAGCATTAAAGCTCAGGGCACTGCTCCTGTGATGCTCTCAGCAATGAAGGAACAAGGCTATCATTTTGGTTTGTTCAGCGGCGACAATTTCGAAGATGATCTATTTGCAGATACTATCTTCCATGGCTTAAAGCTAAACAAAATTGATTTCAACGAGAAAAGCTCAACTGACAGCCAGACAATAAATAAATGGTCTCAATGGGTTAAAACAGCCAAAGCTCCTTGGTTTAGCTTCATCGAATTGACTACAGTAGGCAATTACTCAAACTACAGCGGAGACAAAAAGCTCTCTTATCAAAACTTGCTTAAAGGCTACGATCAATCAGTACATGTAGCGGATAATGAGCTTGAGCAACTCATCAATCAAATAAACACGTTGGATTTAAACAAAGATACCGTAGTCGTGATTACATCTAATCATGGCATCGAACTGAATGACACCAAAACCAACAGCTGGGGAGCGAGTTCAAATTACAGCCGCTATCAGCTACAGGTTCCAATGATCATACACTGGCCTGGCATGCTGCCCGCTAAGTTTACCCACCGTTCAAGCCACCTAGACTTTTCGGTAACGATTTTACAAGAGATATTGGGAGTGTCTTCGAACCCATACTATTACAGTAGTGGGCGCAGCTTGTTTAATGAAAGTAAAAGAAAATGGGTACTATCTGGAGATTCCAGAGAGCTCGCCTTAGTAACGCCAGATAGAACAGCGGTTATTGATAGGTTTGGAAATTACAAACTTTACGATAAAAACTATAAGCGACTAGACGATAACCCACCTCTACCGGTTCTGATGCAAGGACTTACCGAGTTGCAGCGTTTTTACACCAAGAACAATTAG
- a CDS encoding YejL family protein: MPITSKYSDKQVENILAEMATVLEKYEATPDLTLMIAGNIATNVLNQNVAVAQRKELAEKFSQALLSSLDLTSH, translated from the coding sequence ATGCCGATAACATCTAAATACAGTGACAAACAAGTAGAAAACATACTAGCTGAAATGGCGACTGTACTTGAAAAATATGAAGCAACACCGGACCTTACATTAATGATCGCTGGTAATATTGCGACTAATGTTTTGAACCAAAATGTAGCTGTTGCTCAACGTAAAGAACTTGCGGAAAAATTTTCTCAAGCGCTACTGTCTTCTCTGGATCTCACTTCACATTAA
- the yejK gene encoding nucleoid-associated protein YejK has protein sequence MSLSLSNVILHQLIKNDQEDLIVNYRPNVLEHNNSSENLVAELHRVFNSKAGKGFGSFQDDSKFQQQLNDLRQGDINFYEFSQSCATQLKEELVKYPFADEGTLVMASYQSLATDYLFIGVLQSNASLKVTEKLDISSTEYLDISKMDIAARIDLSSYETDKESNRYLSYIKGRVGRKVADFFLDFLQAEVGLDTKQQNQVLMQAVDDFCTDSKLEKSEKDTFKKQVFEYCNEQVKSGDEVVVKELSQELPASSDGTNFIEYTEKQGYELEESFPVDRTTVRKLTKYVGAGGGINLTFDSLLLGERVFYDAETDTLTIKGTPPNLRDQLTRNM, from the coding sequence ATGAGTCTTTCCCTATCTAATGTCATTCTACACCAGTTAATTAAAAATGATCAGGAAGATCTGATAGTTAACTATAGACCTAATGTTTTAGAACACAATAATTCTAGTGAAAACTTGGTAGCTGAGTTGCATCGTGTCTTTAATTCCAAGGCAGGCAAAGGCTTCGGCAGCTTTCAAGATGATAGTAAGTTTCAGCAACAACTGAACGATTTACGTCAAGGAGACATAAATTTTTACGAATTTTCACAAAGTTGTGCGACTCAATTAAAAGAAGAGTTAGTTAAGTACCCGTTTGCTGACGAAGGAACTTTGGTGATGGCGAGCTACCAGTCACTCGCAACTGACTATCTTTTTATTGGAGTACTTCAGTCCAATGCGAGCCTCAAGGTTACCGAAAAGTTAGATATCAGCTCGACAGAGTATCTGGATATTTCAAAGATGGACATCGCTGCTCGTATCGATCTTTCAAGCTATGAAACTGATAAAGAGTCGAATCGCTACTTATCCTATATAAAAGGCAGAGTAGGCCGTAAAGTGGCGGACTTTTTTCTAGACTTTCTGCAGGCAGAAGTAGGTTTGGATACTAAACAGCAAAACCAAGTACTGATGCAGGCCGTAGACGACTTTTGTACCGATTCCAAATTGGAAAAAAGCGAAAAAGACACGTTTAAGAAACAAGTGTTCGAGTATTGCAACGAGCAGGTGAAGTCCGGCGATGAAGTTGTTGTTAAAGAATTATCTCAAGAGCTTCCAGCCAGTTCCGATGGTACGAACTTTATTGAGTATACGGAAAAACAAGGCTACGAATTAGAAGAGAGTTTCCCTGTCGATAGGACAACAGTACGTAAATTGACAAAATACGTTGGGGCTGGAGGAGGAATAAACTTAACTTTTGATAGTTTATTACTCGGAGAGCGTGTGTTCTATGATGCAGAAACAGATACCTTGACGATTAAAGGTACCCCACCGAATCTACGTGACCAGCTGACAAGGAACATGTAA
- a CDS encoding Hpt domain-containing protein, with protein MVKGYKKIRWAWVVAIVWALVIVAISVNYRANVSSMQMLERMAKNVDELQSILVYDAPFRTNQLDKISVIIQRIYIMRIKLETELSNGFVNPDINQALYTIDRYIEHIRSYVRSETDVVTLVNRLRDTREKYVSQEQLQTVYFQLSSYVLEALYSDSNGSPDVYRALDKVFLLSQSLPAEQGKELQQVLGQISTVLGSYAQSNYLVEKLLNNSIQDQIFVLEEEYHHYLSMYIIIIVAFSGFCIFALSFSRGRKPTPKAVETTTDIPQALATTGPEISQPSPVVRTAAEVAQPPENTRSAAAVESVELNTEEVSNNSAIDFEKLTDSLGGDRDSVALLLNVFIEDHKEDVQLLKTFIGSDHDKALRKAHSLKGVAANIGANDLRETAYQIEKSLKDNEPVTSQMLQELSVRLDRAVGAATGYIKENE; from the coding sequence ATGGTAAAGGGATATAAAAAGATACGTTGGGCTTGGGTTGTTGCGATTGTTTGGGCTCTAGTAATTGTCGCGATTTCAGTGAACTATCGCGCAAATGTTTCCTCTATGCAGATGCTTGAGAGAATGGCAAAAAATGTCGATGAGCTTCAATCTATTTTAGTTTACGATGCGCCATTTCGAACCAATCAACTCGACAAAATCAGTGTCATTATCCAAAGAATCTACATAATGCGAATTAAGCTAGAAACGGAGCTTTCTAACGGATTCGTTAATCCTGATATCAATCAAGCCTTGTACACAATTGATCGATATATTGAACATATTCGCAGTTATGTCCGCTCAGAAACAGATGTTGTCACGTTAGTGAATAGGTTAAGAGACACTCGCGAGAAATATGTAAGCCAAGAGCAACTGCAAACAGTGTATTTTCAATTGAGTAGTTATGTACTCGAAGCACTCTATAGTGACTCAAATGGTAGTCCTGATGTATATCGCGCCTTGGACAAAGTATTTTTACTTTCTCAGAGTTTACCTGCAGAACAAGGCAAAGAGTTGCAACAAGTGCTTGGACAGATTTCAACGGTGTTAGGCAGCTACGCTCAAAGCAATTATCTTGTTGAAAAACTGCTAAATAATTCAATCCAAGACCAAATTTTTGTTTTGGAAGAGGAATATCATCACTACCTTAGTATGTATATCATCATCATTGTTGCGTTTAGTGGCTTTTGCATCTTTGCGCTTAGTTTTTCTCGAGGCCGCAAGCCTACCCCGAAAGCAGTTGAAACAACAACCGATATACCGCAGGCATTAGCAACAACAGGTCCAGAAATAAGCCAACCATCCCCTGTAGTCAGAACAGCTGCTGAGGTTGCTCAACCTCCTGAGAATACACGCTCAGCAGCAGCGGTTGAGTCAGTTGAGCTTAATACTGAAGAGGTGAGTAATAATAGTGCTATTGATTTTGAAAAGCTGACAGATTCTTTAGGTGGTGATAGAGATTCCGTTGCCCTTCTATTAAATGTGTTTATTGAAGACCACAAAGAAGATGTTCAATTGCTGAAGACATTCATCGGCTCAGATCATGATAAGGCGCTAAGAAAAGCACATAGCTTAAAAGGTGTGGCAGCGAATATTGGCGCCAATGACTTACGAGAAACAGCCTATCAGATAGAAAAATCATTGAAAGATAATGAGCCAGTTACAAGTCAAATGCTGCAGGAGCTTAGTGTTCGGTTGGATAGAGCGGTTGGTGCAGCGACTGGATATATCAAAGAAAATGAGTAA
- the nhaC gene encoding Na+/H+ antiporter NhaC — MKQANPRLPSLAQVIISLGLFLLMAFSFTAKLGLPIQLALYIGWFIIMALGVWLGHTYKELEKSALNGISNGLGAVLILLAVGALVGTWIVGGIVPTIIYYGLKAIHPSIFLLATMIICSMTSLATGTSWGSAGTAGIAMMGIGQGLGVPAPITAGAVLSGCYFGDKMSPLSDSVILASSMSGVEVVEHIRGMLPIASISYVITGIMFTAFGLHYSGQLDTSQVQTVMDTMQHHFDITPISFIPVIAVLGLLALRMPAFPVISFGALLGMIWAVLFQGSDFLLAFHAAWEPQTIDTGVKFIDAILNRGGMYSMLGSVAVIVFGLGFGGLLEKVGVLDTIAKLFEHKVQSSGSLATSTIGTAFLGNVFGSAMYVSLILTPKICAKNYDRLGYQRKNLSRNAEFGGTLTSGMVPWSDNGIYMASILGVATLSYAPYMWLSFVCIIITIVTSYMGWFVDKCEPKEALGSDEDNGDIPMVPKHQSA, encoded by the coding sequence ATGAAGCAAGCTAACCCGCGATTGCCGAGTCTAGCTCAAGTAATTATTTCTTTGGGCTTGTTCTTACTCATGGCGTTCTCATTTACCGCCAAACTCGGTTTACCCATTCAGCTGGCACTCTACATTGGTTGGTTCATCATTATGGCTCTAGGCGTATGGCTCGGCCATACTTACAAAGAGCTGGAAAAGTCAGCATTAAATGGAATTTCAAATGGACTTGGAGCAGTTCTTATATTGCTCGCAGTGGGTGCGTTAGTTGGCACTTGGATTGTTGGTGGTATCGTACCAACTATTATTTATTACGGACTAAAAGCCATTCACCCTTCAATTTTTCTACTGGCCACAATGATCATTTGTTCAATGACATCACTGGCTACTGGAACATCATGGGGCTCTGCTGGTACTGCTGGTATTGCAATGATGGGTATTGGCCAAGGTTTAGGTGTTCCTGCGCCGATAACTGCAGGTGCTGTGCTATCAGGTTGCTATTTTGGCGACAAGATGTCTCCGCTTTCTGACTCAGTCATTTTAGCGTCTTCAATGTCAGGCGTTGAAGTTGTGGAACACATTCGTGGCATGCTGCCAATTGCGTCTATCAGTTATGTTATCACTGGAATAATGTTTACAGCGTTTGGCCTTCACTATAGTGGTCAGCTAGATACATCACAGGTGCAAACCGTTATGGATACCATGCAGCACCACTTTGACATTACTCCTATTTCCTTTATTCCTGTTATTGCTGTACTCGGCTTGCTCGCACTGCGTATGCCTGCATTCCCCGTGATTAGCTTCGGTGCTCTGCTTGGAATGATATGGGCAGTGTTATTTCAAGGCAGCGATTTCTTACTTGCTTTCCATGCAGCATGGGAACCACAAACCATTGATACTGGTGTGAAGTTTATTGATGCGATTTTGAATCGTGGCGGTATGTACTCAATGCTTGGCTCAGTGGCGGTTATCGTGTTTGGTTTAGGTTTTGGCGGACTGCTGGAAAAAGTGGGCGTACTAGATACCATTGCCAAGCTATTTGAACATAAAGTTCAATCTAGCGGCTCTCTAGCAACCAGTACTATTGGCACAGCCTTTCTAGGCAATGTATTTGGCTCTGCTATGTACGTATCTTTGATCCTCACGCCAAAAATATGCGCTAAAAACTACGATAGACTCGGATATCAAAGAAAGAACCTTTCTCGTAACGCTGAGTTTGGTGGCACGTTGACATCAGGCATGGTCCCTTGGAGTGACAATGGCATTTATATGGCTAGCATCTTAGGTGTTGCGACACTCTCCTATGCACCATATATGTGGTTAAGCTTCGTGTGTATCATTATTACAATTGTGACTTCTTATATGGGCTGGTTTGTCGACAAATGCGAACCTAAAGAAGCACTTGGTAGCGATGAAGACAACGGTGATATTCCAATGGTGCCCAAGCACCAATCAGCTTAA
- the asd gene encoding aspartate-semialdehyde dehydrogenase, with the protein MRVGLIGWRGMVGSVLMKRMVEEKDFDVIEPVFYSTSQVGISAPNFGKDAGLLQDAFDIESLKTLDAIITCQGGGYTEKVYPNLRQSGWKGYWIDAASTLRMDADSIITLDPVNLAQIQQGIHSGTNTFVGGNCTVSLMLMALGGLYEKGMVEWASAMTYQAASGAGAQNMRELINQMGVINDSVSTKLADPSSSILEIDKVVASTLRSSRFPTDQFGVPLAGSLIPWIDVKRDNGQSKEEWKAGVEANKILGTQGAPVPIDGTCVRIGAMRCHAQALTIKLKQNVPMDEIEEIISTHNDWVKVVPNERDITAQELSPAAVTGTMSVPVGRLRKMAMGDDFLNAFTVGDQLLWGAAEPLRRTLRIILSEK; encoded by the coding sequence ATGAGAGTGGGTCTGATTGGCTGGCGTGGTATGGTTGGCTCGGTGTTGATGAAACGAATGGTAGAAGAAAAGGACTTTGATGTCATTGAGCCTGTTTTCTACAGTACTTCTCAGGTTGGTATCTCAGCTCCAAATTTTGGTAAAGATGCAGGCCTGCTCCAAGATGCTTTCGATATAGAAAGTTTAAAAACACTAGATGCCATCATCACTTGTCAAGGTGGTGGATATACAGAGAAAGTTTACCCTAATCTGCGCCAAAGTGGTTGGAAAGGCTACTGGATTGATGCTGCATCGACACTTAGAATGGATGCAGATTCCATTATTACTTTAGACCCAGTCAACTTAGCTCAAATACAGCAGGGCATCCATTCGGGCACGAATACCTTCGTCGGCGGCAACTGTACTGTAAGCTTAATGCTAATGGCATTGGGTGGTTTGTACGAGAAAGGCATGGTGGAATGGGCTAGCGCTATGACGTACCAAGCGGCATCAGGTGCTGGAGCGCAAAACATGCGTGAGCTTATAAACCAAATGGGTGTTATTAATGACAGTGTAAGCACTAAGCTTGCTGATCCTTCCTCTTCTATTCTAGAAATAGACAAAGTGGTTGCTAGTACTTTGCGTTCATCTAGGTTCCCAACTGACCAATTTGGAGTGCCTCTGGCTGGCTCTTTGATCCCATGGATTGATGTAAAACGCGATAACGGGCAGAGTAAAGAGGAGTGGAAAGCGGGCGTTGAAGCCAATAAAATTTTAGGCACTCAAGGCGCGCCAGTTCCTATTGACGGTACTTGTGTGAGAATTGGTGCAATGCGCTGCCACGCTCAGGCACTGACCATCAAGTTGAAACAAAATGTGCCTATGGATGAAATTGAAGAAATTATTTCAACTCACAATGATTGGGTAAAAGTTGTTCCAAACGAACGTGATATCACAGCTCAAGAGTTATCACCTGCGGCTGTTACTGGCACGATGTCTGTACCTGTAGGTCGATTGCGTAAGATGGCTATGGGAGACGACTTCCTCAATGCATTTACTGTTGGTGATCAATTGCTTTGGGGAGCCGCGGAGCCTCTAAGGCGTACACTACGAATTATATTGTCAGAAAAGTAG
- a CDS encoding YchE family NAAT transporter: protein MSPVETAIFLQFFLGLVAAVNPVGVMPVFVSLTTHMSEEEKNKTALTANFAVAVILVISLLGGQMLLDMFSISLDSFRVAGGLLLLSIAFSMMSGKLGEDKQNKQEKSEYVSREQIGVVPLAMPLMAGPGAISSTIVYGSKYPTTLDTLGIIMTISAFCFCTWLLFRSAPYIVKFCGQTGINVITRIMGLILGALGIQFIVEGLKQLLPGLA, encoded by the coding sequence ATGTCCCCTGTAGAGACTGCTATTTTTCTTCAATTTTTTTTAGGCTTAGTCGCAGCCGTTAATCCTGTTGGTGTAATGCCTGTCTTTGTTTCTTTGACGACTCATATGTCTGAGGAGGAAAAAAACAAGACGGCTTTAACTGCTAACTTTGCCGTCGCCGTCATTCTCGTGATATCCCTTCTCGGCGGCCAGATGCTACTAGATATGTTCAGTATTTCTTTGGACTCTTTCCGAGTCGCGGGTGGACTGCTGCTTTTAAGCATCGCATTCTCGATGATGAGCGGTAAGCTTGGTGAAGACAAACAAAACAAACAAGAGAAGTCGGAATATGTCAGCCGAGAGCAAATAGGTGTAGTTCCACTTGCGATGCCTCTAATGGCCGGACCGGGCGCAATAAGCTCGACAATAGTCTACGGCTCAAAGTATCCAACTACCCTAGATACACTTGGGATCATCATGACCATCAGCGCATTTTGTTTTTGTACGTGGCTGCTATTTCGATCTGCGCCCTACATTGTTAAGTTTTGCGGGCAAACGGGAATAAACGTCATTACGCGGATCATGGGTTTGATATTGGGAGCTCTGGGTATCCAATTTATCGTTGAAGGTTTAAAACAACTTCTTCCTGGTTTAGCGTAA
- a CDS encoding response regulator → MDNFEPKKFTIMVVEDHVFSRKAFVNMLMRSGYKKVLAAENGADAIEKLNCYSVDLIITDINMPEVNGLELIKSIRLGKTGCDIHTHIIAVTCLSDAATVSACMTLEIDSFLVKPITVKNAQDKIKLAVSQPRVLYQQHLYESVNTTVRLEENKGKSAKKSPEQNQEVQCEYFTPRKMADLKEGMTLVDDLCMINGGCLLKAGTQLNGKLLHRLYELSSIIELGDIRVRVDQKKAANNT, encoded by the coding sequence ATGGACAACTTCGAGCCCAAAAAATTTACTATTATGGTTGTTGAAGATCATGTGTTTTCACGCAAAGCCTTTGTAAACATGTTAATGCGCAGCGGCTACAAAAAGGTGTTGGCAGCTGAAAATGGTGCAGATGCCATCGAAAAGCTCAATTGCTACTCCGTTGATTTGATTATTACCGATATCAATATGCCTGAAGTTAACGGATTGGAATTGATAAAATCCATACGACTAGGTAAAACAGGTTGCGATATTCACACACACATCATCGCTGTGACATGTCTTTCTGATGCCGCTACCGTGTCTGCTTGCATGACGTTAGAAATAGACTCCTTTTTGGTAAAACCAATCACCGTCAAAAACGCTCAAGACAAAATTAAACTGGCAGTTTCTCAGCCACGGGTGCTTTATCAACAACATTTGTATGAAAGCGTGAATACCACAGTCAGGTTAGAGGAAAATAAAGGAAAATCGGCTAAGAAGTCCCCAGAACAAAACCAGGAAGTACAATGCGAATACTTCACACCACGTAAGATGGCAGATTTAAAAGAGGGCATGACCCTTGTGGATGATTTGTGCATGATAAACGGGGGGTGCTTGCTTAAGGCTGGAACACAGTTAAATGGCAAGTTGCTACATCGTCTGTACGAGCTAAGCAGCATCATTGAATTGGGAGACATAAGAGTTCGCGTTGATCAGAAAAAAGCGGCTAACAATACCTAA